The following are encoded in a window of uncultured Sphaerochaeta sp. genomic DNA:
- a CDS encoding GntR family transcriptional regulator: protein MHSFFAQQQLDKNTPIPLYFQLKTLLLKFIKTQDGVVSLPTEQQLCNHFNISRSTVRQALKELVNEGVIERHKAKGSLTIPKKLEQNFLSVLESFNDEMQEKGLLPTTQVLDLSLIEPSLAIREALDLPPGEQVVQLIRLRGTGEEPIVLVYTYLPASFKGIRNLIQEDLVNNSLYKLLQSKYHVAIDWTRRIIEIRSAGEFEAKLLHIKAKDPLQYIETISRTKEGVPFEFSKAYYRGDLNKFVIEIRNKRL from the coding sequence ATGCATAGTTTTTTTGCACAGCAACAACTCGACAAAAATACTCCCATTCCACTGTATTTCCAACTGAAAACACTTTTACTCAAGTTCATAAAGACCCAGGATGGGGTGGTATCGCTACCTACAGAGCAGCAACTCTGCAATCATTTTAACATCTCTCGCTCTACGGTTCGCCAGGCATTGAAAGAGTTGGTGAATGAAGGAGTCATCGAGCGCCACAAGGCAAAGGGCTCCCTCACCATCCCAAAAAAACTGGAGCAGAACTTTCTTTCAGTCTTGGAGAGTTTCAATGATGAGATGCAGGAAAAGGGTTTGCTTCCAACAACCCAAGTACTCGACCTCTCCCTTATTGAACCATCACTGGCAATTCGGGAAGCTCTCGACCTTCCCCCTGGAGAACAAGTCGTACAGTTGATCCGACTCAGGGGAACGGGAGAAGAACCTATTGTCCTGGTGTACACCTACCTTCCTGCTTCCTTTAAAGGCATTCGTAATTTGATCCAGGAAGACCTGGTAAACAACTCCTTGTACAAATTGCTGCAGAGCAAGTACCACGTTGCAATTGACTGGACCAGGAGAATCATCGAAATCCGAAGCGCAGGAGAGTTTGAAGCGAAGCTTTTGCATATCAAGGCAAAGGACCCTCTGCAATATATCGAAACCATCTCCAGGACCAAGGAAGGAGTGCCCTTCGAATTCTCAAAGGCATATTACCGGGGTGATCTCAACAAATTCGTCATTGAAATCAGAAACAAGAGGTTATGA